AACGCGAATGGCTAGCCAAACATCCGAAAGAGGACCATGCCCCATATGTTGAGAAGATTTAAGCAGTACTTTCAGAGAGTAACGAAAAACCGTAGTCAACGCCGTCAAAAAATAATGACGATTGATAATCACGTTGTGCAAGTTGGTCCGACCGGGTACTATGTCTCGCGGGCGCTGATTACAGATGTTCCAGAAATGTTAGCCATTGAGCGCGCCGTTTATGCGGGTAAGACCCCTTGGGATGAAAATGCCTTTAAAACGGAACTCCGCCGTCAAAGTGGTCGCTTTTATATTGTCATGCGTCATGAAGATCGGCTATGTGCCTTTTGTGGCTGTGCTTTTGATGATCGGCGTCAAGATGCGCACATTACGAATATTGCCGTCCATCCTGATTTTCAAAATCAAGGGTTAGGTCGGTACATGATGACAACAATGATTGAACGTGCTGGGTATTTAAATTATCGGACGGTAACCTTAGAAGTTCGGGCTAGTAACGTGAATGCCCAACGGTTATATACAAGTTTGGGATTTGAAAAAACTGGCGTTAAGAAACGGTATTATTTTGGTGATCATGAAGATGCGCTTGATATGACGTATCATTTACCGGTAACGGCCGCTAATGACTGATCGACAGTTAATTGCCAGTTCAGCTTATGCCACTGAATCAGCTGTAGCTAAGCTGTGTTTTGAGTTAGCCCAGTTGGCCTATCCCCAAGGGGCCCCTTGGCGGTTAACAACTTTTGCGGCGGATTTAGCAATGCCCCAATCACTTTATCAGCTCTTAGTGGTGGCGGGACAACCGATTGGGTTTATCAGCTTAACGAAGGTGTTGGATGAAGTTGAAATTACTAATGTAGCCGTTGTGCCAGCTTATCAAGGTCAGGGACAAGCAACTTTCATGTTACAAACTGTCTTGCGCCAGTTACCCATAGCTAGTCAGGTTTTTTTAGAAGTTCGTGATAGTAACCACACTGCGCAACGGTTATATGCTCGGTGTGGTTTTTCGAAACTATCAACGCGGAAGGCGTATTATCAGCAACCGCGTGAAGATGCATTAATTATGCGAAAAATTATTAATTGAGGATGATAACGCGTGGAAAAGCAAAATTTAATTTTAGCCTTTGAATCTAGTTGTGATGAAACGAGTGTTGCCGTGATTGCGGATGGACAAACGATTCTGTCAAACGTGATTGCGACTCAAATTAATAGTCACAAACGGTTCGGTGGTGTGGTACCAGAAGTTGCCAGTCGCCATCATATTGAACAAATTACATTATGTATTGAAGCAGCTTTAACAGAAGCTAAGGTCACTTATGATGACTTGGATGCCGTTGCAGTAACGTATGGTCCGGGCTTAGTGGGCGCGTTATTGGTCGGAGTAAATGCCGCTAAAACGGTGGCCTATGCGCATCATTTACCTTTGATTCCAGTGAATCATATGGCGGGGCATATCTATGCGGCCC
This genomic window from Lactobacillus sp. CBA3606 contains:
- the rimI gene encoding ribosomal protein S18-alanine N-acetyltransferase, which produces MTDRQLIASSAYATESAVAKLCFELAQLAYPQGAPWRLTTFAADLAMPQSLYQLLVVAGQPIGFISLTKVLDEVEITNVAVVPAYQGQGQATFMLQTVLRQLPIASQVFLEVRDSNHTAQRLYARCGFSKLSTRKAYYQQPREDALIMRKIIN
- the rimI gene encoding ribosomal protein S18-alanine N-acetyltransferase encodes the protein MLRRFKQYFQRVTKNRSQRRQKIMTIDNHVVQVGPTGYYVSRALITDVPEMLAIERAVYAGKTPWDENAFKTELRRQSGRFYIVMRHEDRLCAFCGCAFDDRRQDAHITNIAVHPDFQNQGLGRYMMTTMIERAGYLNYRTVTLEVRASNVNAQRLYTSLGFEKTGVKKRYYFGDHEDALDMTYHLPVTAAND